In Rutidosis leptorrhynchoides isolate AG116_Rl617_1_P2 chromosome 2, CSIRO_AGI_Rlap_v1, whole genome shotgun sequence, one genomic interval encodes:
- the LOC139894163 gene encoding coatomer subunit beta'-2-like: MPLRLEIKRKLAQRSERVKSVDLHPTEPWILTSLYSGTVCIWDYQSQTMTKSFEVTELPVRSAKFVSRKQWVVAGADDMFIRVYNYNTMDKVKVFEAHTDYIRCVAVHPTLPYILSSSDDMLIKLWDWEKSWYCTQIFEGHSHYVMQVTINPKDTNTFASASLDRTIKIWNLGSPDPNFTLDAHLKGVNCVDYFTGGDKPYLITGSDDHTAKVWDYQTKTCVQTLEGHTHNVSAVCFHPELPIIITGSEDGTVRIWHSTTYRLENTLNYGLERVWAIGYMKSSRRIAIGYDEGTIMVKVGREEPVASMDNSGKIIWAKHNEIQTVNIRSVGADYEVTDGERLPLAVKELGTCDLYPQSLKHNPNGRFVVVCGDGEYIIYTALAWRNRSFGSALEIVWSSDGEYAVRESTTKIKIFNKSFQEKKSIRPTFSAERIYGGSLLAICLNDFICFYDWAECRLIQRIDVTVKNIYWADGGDMVAIASDSSFHILQYNRDVVSAHLDSGRPVDEDGIEESFDILSEVSEKVRTGLWVGDCFIYTNSLGRLNYCVGGEVTTMFHLDRPMYLLGYLANQSRVYLIDKEFNVIGYTLLLTLIEYKTLVMRGDLERASGLLSSIPKEHHNSVARFLESRGMIEEALEVATDPDYRFELAIQLGKLEIAKDIALVAESESKWKQLGELAMSAGMLDMAEDCLKHAKDLSGLLLLYSSLGDADEIEKLASLAKESGKNNVAFACLFMLGKLEDCLQLLVDSNRIPEAALMARSYLPSKVSEIVALWRKNLNKVNQKAAESLADPEEYPNMFEDWQVALEVEARAAETRGSYPPATEYVNNVDRSHVNLVEVFKHMQLDDEELLENGELDHEDVEENENEGEFVDGQQGSREESQEEEEEDTVVMDNDSSDGTVLINSFEGEEEWVLTPRQ, encoded by the exons ACTATGACAAAATCCTTTGAGGTTACTGAGTTACCAG TCAGATCAGCAAAGTTTGTTTCTCGTAAGCAATGGGTTGTTGCTGGAGCAGATGATATGTTTATTCGTGTATACAATTATAATACAATGGATAAAGTGAAAGTCTTCGAGGCACATACAGATTATATCCGGTGTGTGGCTGTCCACCCTACCTTACCATATATACTGTCATCTTCTGATGACATGCTTATAAAGCTTTGGGACTGGGAGAAGAGTTGGTATTGTACACAAATATTTGAGGGACATTCCCATTACGTCATGCAAGTAACGATCAATCCTAAAGACACCAATACTTTTGCAAGTGCATCGCTTGATCGCACCATAAAG ATCTGGAATCTTGGCTCACCTGATCCTAACTTCACGTTAGATGCGCATCTTAAAGGTGTGAATTGTGTGGATTATTTCACAGGTGGTGATAAACCTTACCTTATTACTGGTTCAGATGATCACACTGCTAAG GTGTGGGATTATCAGACCAAAACATGCGTACAGACCTTAGAAGGTCACACACACAATGTTTCAGCAGTATGTTTTCACCCAGAGCTGCCAATAATAATCACAGGTTCTGAGGATGGTACTGTACGTATATGGCACTCAACTACTTATAG ACTGGAAAACACTTTGAACTATGGTCTTGAAAGGGTTTGGGCTATTGGATACATGAAAAGTTCACGTCG GATTGCTATTGGCTACGATGAAGGGACTATAATGGTAAAAGTTGGTAGGGAAGAACCTGTAGCTAGCATGGATAACAGTGGAAAAATCATATGGGCTAAGCATAATGAAATTCAGACCGTTAATATCCGGAGTGTGGGAGCTGATTATGAG GTCACTGACGGGGAGAGGTTGCCTTTAGCAGTCAAAGAGTTGGGAACATGTGATCTTTACCCACAG AGCTTGAAACACAACCCGAACGGGAGGTTTGTTGTTGTCTGTGGTGATGGTGAATACATCATATATACAGCTTTGGCATGGAGAAATAGGTCCTTTGGCTCTGCGTTGGAGATCGTTTGGTCATCTGATGGTGAATATGCTGTTAGAGAGAGTACAACTAAGATTAAAATTTTCAATAAATCGTTTCAG GAAAAAAAGAGTATACGGCCAACATTTTCTGCCGAGCGTATATACGGAGGATCTTTGTTGGCGATATGCTTGAATGATTTTATATGTTTCTATGATTGGGCTGAGTGCAGAttgattcaacggatcgatgttacTGTCAAG AACATATACTGGGCTGATGGTGGTGATATGGTTGCAATTGCCAGTGATTCGTCATTTCACATATTACAGTACAAT CGTGATGTAGTTTCAGCACATCTTGATAGTGGTAGACCTGTAGATGAGGATGGTATTGAAGAATCTTTTGACATTTTATCTGAAGTCAGCGAAAAAGTCAGAACTGGATTGTGGGTCGGGGACTGTTTTATTTACACTAATTCTTTAGGGCGACTCAATTACTGTGTTGGTGGTGAG GTAACTACAATGTTTCATTTGGATCGACCGATGTATCTTCTAGGATATCTAGCTAATCAAAGCAGGGTCTACCTCATTGACAAGGAATTCAA TGTCATTGGATACACATTGTTGCTCACCTTGATTGAGTATAAGACTCTTGTTATGCGTGGAGACCTAGAACGAGCAAGTGGTTTATTGTCATCAATTCCAAAAGAGCATCATAATAG TGTTGCTCGTTTTTTGGAATCACGAGGAATGATTGAAGAGGCTTTAGAAGTTGCTACAGATCCCGACTATAGATTTGAGCTGGCAATTCAGCTTGGTAAACTGGAGATTGCAAAG GATATTGCCTTAGTTGCAGAAAGCGAGTCGAAATGGAAGCAGTTGGGTGAATTAGCTATGTCTGCTGGGATG TTGGACATGGCTGAAGATTGTTTGAAGCATGCGAAAGATTTGAGTGGTCTTCTGTTGCTCTATTCTTCTCTGGGAGATGCTGATGAGATAGAAAAACTTGCATCTCTTGCAAAAGAGAGTGGGAAAAACAATGTTGCTTTTGCTTGTCTATTTATGCTCGGTAAATTGGAAGATTGCCTGCAGTTGTTGGTTGACAG CAATCGGATACCTGAGGCTGCTCTGATGGCACGATCTTATCTTCCAAGCAAGGTTTCAGAAATTGTTGCTCTATGGAGAAAAAACCTTAACAAG GTTAACCAAAAAGCAGCAGAATCTTTAGCAGATCCCGAGGAGTACCCAAATATGTTTGAGGACTGGCAAGTTGCACTTGAAGTTGAAGCAAGAGCTGCAGAGACAAG GGGTAGTTATCCTCCAGCAACAGAGTATGTGAACAATGTTGATAGATCACATGTCAACCTTGTGGAGGTCTTCAAACACATGCAATTGGACGATGAGGAACTACTTGAAAATGGAGAGCTCGATCATGAG GATGTAGAAGAAAACGAAAATGAAGGGGAATTTGTTGATGGTCAACAAGGGAGCCGAGAAGAAagtcaagaagaagaagaagaagatactgTTGTCATGGATAACGATTCTTCAGACGGCACCGTACTCATTAACAGTTTCGAGGGTGAAGAAGAGTGGG TGCTTACACCACGTCAGTAA